In a single window of the Drosophila albomicans strain 15112-1751.03 chromosome 3, ASM965048v2, whole genome shotgun sequence genome:
- the LOC117569102 gene encoding endoplasmic reticulum metallopeptidase 1-like, with protein sequence MDDTENLIEEESKNSTVNNGNKILSRLFATLSVLFWVILFFAVVIPLFYRLPKAKMMEDSDKNVFIAERAYKDLYSLSNIGTKLVGSKENEIDAVEFLLKQLNQIKEDSLKEYYDIEIDSSQASGQYLRGNLIMLYKGVQNIVVKISPKNSTSETFLLVNSHFDSKPFTSSAGDAGFMIVTMLEVLRVIATSKQPIVHPVVFLFNGAEESGLLASHGFITTHKWAPYCKAVINLDAAGSGGRDILFQSGPNHTWLVDYYKKYIKHPFATTMGEEIFQSGIMPSDTDFRQFKTYANIPGLDMAQCFNGYVYHTKYDTIDVIPIESLQNTGDNILSLVRGLANATELYDTSAYKTGHAVFFDFLGLYFFHYSEATGEYLNFGIAEAALVLVFISIWRMSDVSQVTICHVIRWFILVIIIQIIAFALGLALPIVVAYLMDSVGLSLTYYSTPLLVVGLYVCPSLIGLSLPTTIYYTLQRNKKLSTPYHLQLTLHGQAVILALLTISLTVLGIRSSYILMIPLIFYVASLTLNLLTPMHDKGYSWVALLKISQIIPALYSSYIAYLFIVVLTPMGARAGSDSNRDLYIAAMSAMGTVLSFGFLVPLINIFRRPSLVVYALLATTVLSVFLASSTQLGFPYRPRTSGQRVAYLHVRNKFYEYDGSLSKDESGYLFLYQDRRKETVLEGTNVNLTGLVSIKSNCEKYMMCGMPLYDSRYVQQRLDTKWMPRSIPVTPPGSTKLELFSKTIINSTTCRFEYNLTGPPQMSLFFEAYEDVTITNWSFLESYLNNPPAHPLAYHILINQGIDSSPMNFFVETSKHNGDFGVPLFQLGVSGHFIGDDLDEESTDMRTKFPAFAIQADWPASYERYKF encoded by the exons GGTGCTTTTTTGGGTAATTCTTTTCTTCGCCGTGGTAATTCCTCTATTCTATAGATTACCTAAGGCAAAAATGATGGAAGACTCtgacaaaaatgtatttatcgCCGAACGTGCATACAAGGATCTGTATAGTCTATCTAATATTGGCACCAAATTAGTCGGAAGCAAAGAAAATGAGATTGACGCCGtagaatttcttttaaagCAGCTGAATCAAATTAAGGAAGACTCATTGAAAGAATATTATGATATTGAAATTGACTCATCGCAAGCCTCTGGACAGTACTTGCGTGGAAATTTGATTATGCTATATAAAGGCGTTCAAAACATTGTTGTAAAAATAAGTCCCAAAAATAGTACGAGTGAAACTTTCCTCCTGGTCAACAGTCATTTCGATTCAAAGCCGTTCACATCGTCTGCCGGTGATGCTGGATTCATGATAGTCACAATGTTGGAAGTCCTACGAGTGATTGCTACATCGAAGCAACCCATTGTTCATCCAGTCGTGTTCTTGTTTAATGGAGCTGAAGAAAGTGGACTTCTAGCGTCCCATGGCTTTATTACAACACACAAATGGGCTCCTTACTGCAA GGCTGTCATCAATCTTGATGCCGCGGGCAGCGGAGGTCGGGATATTCTCTTTCAGAGTGGCCCCAATCACACGTGGCTTGTAGAT tactataaaaaatacatcaaACATCCTTTCGCAACAACTATGGGTGAGGAAATTTTCCAATCGGGAATCATGCCATCGGATACCGACTTTCGGCAGTTCAAAACATATGCCAACATCCCAG GCTTAGATATGGCTCAGTGCTTTAATGGATACGTATATCACACCAAATACGATACTATCGATGTGATTCCTATTGAGTCTTTACAAAACACTGGTGATAATATTCTCAGTCTGGTCCGAGGATTAGCTAATGCCACGGAATTATATGATACTTCA GCTTACAAAACTGGTCATGCTGTCTTCTTCGATTTCCTGGGTCTCTACTTCTTCCACTATTCTGAAGCTACGGGCGAGTACTTGAACTTTGGAATTGCCGAAGCTGCTCTCGTATTAGTTTTTATATCAATATGGCGAATGTCAGATGTTTCGCAAGTGACAATTTGCCACGTGATACGGTGGTTTATACTTGTgattataattcaaattattgccTTTGCACTTGGATTAGCTCTGCCAATCGTTGTTGCTTACCTGATGGACTCCGTCGGGCTATCACTGACTTACTACAGTACGCCTTTATTGGTAGTCGGATTATATGTGTGCCCCTCACTTATCGGCCTCAGTTTACCAACAACTATTTATTATACTCTTCAACGTAAC aAAAAACTATCTACACCATACCATCTTCAATTGACGTTACATGGTCAAGCAGTAATCCTCGCTCTTCTAACCATATCTCTTACAGTTTTGGGAATTCGCtcttcatatattttaatgattccattaattttttatgtggCATCACTGACTCTTAATCTGTTAACTCCAATGCACGACAAAGGCTATTCTTGGGTAGCACTATTGAAAATTAGCCAAATTATTCCTGCGCTTTATAGCAGCTATATAGCATATCTGTTCATTGTCGTTTTGACTCCAATGGGCGCAAGAGCAGGAAGCGACTCTAACAGAGATTTATACATCGCAGCAATGTCAGCTATGGGAACAGTTCTCTCTTTTGGTTTCTTG gTCCCACTCATCAACATATTCCGTCGACCAAGCCTTGTGGTTTACGCTCTATTAGCAACTACAGTTCTTTCGGTATTCCTTGCCAGTAGTACTCAATTAGGATTCCCATATCGTCCAAGGACAAGTGGCCAACGAGTTGCATACTTG CACGTGCGCAATAAGTTCTATGAGTATGATGGATCTCTTAGTAAGGATGAGTCCGGTTACCTCTTTTTATATCAGGATCGGCGTAAGGAAACAGTTCTTGAGGGTACAAATGTAAACTTAACAGGCTTAGTCagcataaaatcaaattgcgAAAAGTACATGATGTGTGGAATGCCATTGTATGATTCCCGCTATGTCCAGCAGAGATTGGATACCAAATGGATGCCTCGTTCAATTCCAGTAACACCACCAGGATCGACAAAACTGGAATTGTTTAGTAAAACCATTATTAATTCTACAACTTGTCGCTTTGAGTACAATTTGACAGGCCCTCCTCAAATGAGCCTATTCTTTGAAGCTTATGAAGATGTCACAATAACAAATTGGTCATTCCTAGAAAGTTATTTGAATAACCCTCCAGCACACCCATTAGCATATCACATACTTATTAACCAAGGGATTGACAGCTCGCCGATGAACTTCTTCGTGGAAACTTCA AAACATAATGGAGACTTCGGCGTACCTCTATTTCAACTTGGAGTGTCAGGACATTTTATTGGCGATGACCTTGATGAGGAATCGACAGACATGCGAACCAAGTTCCCCGCCTTTGCTATTCAAGCTGACTGGCCAGCATCATATGAAAGatataaattttaa